The genomic region ACAGATGTAGCAAAATATGATATGATGGAGATCAAACTTGCGAAATGCTAAGAAGCATGGTTAAGCATCAAAGAAAGCTAAGACACTTCCTCTTGTTCCCGTTAAACTTCCATGGGGACCCATCACCAAGCACCACTAGAGCTAGAAATTAAACTAGAACTTAGGTCAATCATAGCACATTATAGTTCAGACGACGCATCGCTACACACACTTGCAAAATGGCAAAAGACGTCCACGACCACAAACACAAGCTGATCTCAGAATGGGATGAGTGAGAGCAAGACGAGACACTACTTCTTAGGCGACTTGGCGGCGACCTTCTTGGGGGACTTGGGGCCAGCGGCAGCGGCCTTCTCGGCCCTCTCGGCGGCCTTCTTGGGGAGGAGGACGGGGTTGATGTTGGGCAACACACCGCCGTGCGCGATGGTGACCCCGCCCAGCAGCTTGCCAAGCTCCTCGTCGTTGCGGATGGCGAGGAGGAGGTGGCGCGGGATGATGCGGGTCTTCTTGTTGTCGCGCGCCGCGTTGCCCGCCAGCTCCAGGACCTCGGCGGCGAGGTACTCGAGGACGGcggccaggaacacgggagcgccCGTGCCCACGCGCTGCGCGTACCGCCCTTTCTTCAGGTACCGTCCGATGCGGCCCACGGGGAACTGGAGCCCGGCCTTGACGGACCGCGACACCGGCTTCTTCTTCGGCCCGCCGCCGCCCAGCTTCCGCCCAGCAGCCGCCTTCTTCGCCTTCGCGCCGCCGCCGTCCATTTCGCGAGCTGGTCTGGGGTGGAGGGAATGGGATTTGGAGGGAATCGTGATTTGGGTTTGGAATCGGAACGCAGctaaaggtttggattttggagcGGTTTCGGCGCGGCTTTTATAGCTGTGGGATGCTGAGGAGAGCCGATCCGCGTGACGTGGGCTGAGCGCCGTTGGATTTGTGGGGAAAGGAACATCCCAGATTTGTTTCTGAGGGCGCGATCCGTGGGAAGCATCGGTGGGCCAATCAGGAGCGAGTGTGTTTGGGTATCCGTTGGGTCGGTGGCTGGCGTGAGGCTCGTGCGACAGAAAGCAATCCTGTACTAATTCACATCACTCACATGTGGGTCCAAATTCAGATCAGACTCATATGTCATTGACTCATTTACAATTTCTTCCTAGAAAGTAATCACAAATGATCTCGTTGCTCGTGGGACGGGACACCAGAGTGATCGATGCCGAGATTGTCTGATTTATATTATTATTGTTGTTGTTTGGTATTATAAATTATGTTATTCATAAAATAGAGTTTGAAATTAAAAGATGAGATAGATAAGTGTGTTGGTGATACTGCGGTCTACTATGTTTTACTTAACCAAATCAAGTTTGCATCATCAAACACGACAAAGAGCAGTTTTATGTATGTGTTTATACATACTTTCTACTCATACTTACAAAAACTAATTTTGAATCCTGACGATTGGGCAACACTATTTTGAATCCTGGTCGTAGACGGCGGATCTGGAGGATGTGTAACACCTTCAAAATTCTGATTTTGGATTTAGAAATCTCAAGAGTTTGAATTTAAATAAAAATTTTCTTACTGTTACTTCCCTTAAAATGAATATGTTTTCTAATGAAAGATCAAATAAAAAGGATCCCTAATGAATTGAGTAATTATTTTGTTGAACTATATATTTAAGTTAAAGCATCTCTTAATAAAAATTATACACGGAAAGAATTTCTATTAAAATTTAT from Zea mays cultivar B73 chromosome 6, Zm-B73-REFERENCE-NAM-5.0, whole genome shotgun sequence harbors:
- the LOC103629234 gene encoding histone H2A.2.1, with the protein product MDGGGAKAKKAAAGRKLGGGGPKKKPVSRSVKAGLQFPVGRIGRYLKKGRYAQRVGTGAPVFLAAVLEYLAAEVLELAGNAARDNKKTRIIPRHLLLAIRNDEELGKLLGGVTIAHGGVLPNINPVLLPKKAAERAEKAAAAGPKSPKKVAAKSPKK